The genomic region ACCCAGCTGGACATAGCTATTGAGGGTAACGCTCTGGGCCAGGCGTAGCAGGGCGATGTCATAGCTGCAGGAGAAAAGGAGACTGCTCACTCATGGGATCAGCTCTTCCCTGAGGTCAGCATATACACTGGCCCTCTCTAAGCATTTGTATCCCCGTGGAATTGGAAAGTGACGACTTTGAAGAAGGACGGGGCTCACTTGCTAAGCCTCAAACTAGAGCAATTACAATTTAACATGTAAACATTCTATGTTTAACAGCAGCATCTGCTGGTGGGACATTGGTATTGCAGCCTAGCTCTGACCTTTGCAACCCAGGAAAGTAGAGAATGGGGGAATCTGAAGGAGCAGAGTGGCGTGGTCTTGGTGGCAGAGTTCTcaaacaagaaaaatgtaaaaggctGAGTGGCTCTACAAGCTCAGTAGAATATCCCAATTCCTTgaacccacccccacctccacatgCTATAGAATTGACcaccattttaattatttattttccagaaGTTTACAACTCAACTTGCAATTTTCCCGTGTAAGATTCACTTTAGGAAATTTACTTTTGCTGATGGAGTCTATTCTATAATgtgaataataaataatgataaaaccCCCCATAGAAACAGAACATTAAAATCTGCAGAGAAGGGTAATCCACTGTGCAAACCAGCCTGGATCCAACAAATCCTAAAGGTCTTCAAAGATTCTCAAGCCCTCCAGAACCTCAGTTCTCTTTTtcttatgagacagagtctcactctgtcacccaggctggagtgcagtggcgcgatctcagctcactgcaccctcttcctcctgggttcaagtgattctcctgtaaTCAagcgattacaggcacgtgccaccacgcctgcctaatttttttttttttcgtatttttagtagagacagggtttcaccatattggtcaggctggtctcaaactcctgacctcaggtgatccgcctgccttggcttcccaaagtgttggaattacaggcatgagccactgtgcctggcccagaacctAAATTTTCAAAGTCCTCCTGGATGAATGAGCCAGCTCATTGCTCCCTCTAGGACATGGTGCCCTCTCTCAGGCTCAGCTGGGCTCCTTAACTAAAGGCAAGGCCAGGAGCCATGGACCAGGTTTCAGGCCATGCAATCCCTCTAGCCCTCTGAAAGAACAGGTGAAGGCAGCCAGTTGTTGGCTAGTCAGGCCTCACTGCCCAGCCCAGGGCTAGCTTGGACTTGCTCCTACCCGGCAGCCACGTTATCGCTGTTCCAGTATGGATGCACCACGATCTTTTGCACACTCACGGACTGCTCAGTGCCATCATTCTGGCTCAGGTTATGGTCTCCAGCCACCACGCGGAAAGTCTTCTGGCTGGTGTGAGAGAAGGACGCCCTGAGTCATCCAGGGGACTCAAACCTTCTCTTTACCCCACTTAGAGAAAAGTTGAAAaaccatcttttattttattattattatttaggaatttttttttttttttttagagatggggttttgctgtgttgcccaggctggcttcaaactcccaggctcaagcgatcctcccaccgcagcttccctagtagctgggactacaggtgtgagccactgtgcccaggttttgtttcttattttaggaCAGGAACCCATCTTATCTGGTCTAGGCAGAGGAGGGATATAAGACTCTCCAAAATGAGAAAGTAACAAGCTCTTTCATTCCCTAATTGACTAACTTGTGGAAGTGAAAAAAACTACCATCACTTTCATTTTCTCGGTTTAACATCATAGGCTGAATATCTTGTAACCTGGGAGAGTTGTAGTGtgcataaatgaaataatggctcTCAGCCACTAAGATTTTGAAGGAAGCATAGACTTCTAGGCTAGTCGTTCTTAAAGCGTGGTTCCTGGGCTGCAGCATgggcatcacctggaaacttgttagaaatgcagattatcAGGCCTCACCCTGGACCTACCAAATTAGAAACTCTGctgggtggggcccagcaatctgtgccttccaggtgattctgacacaTGCTCAGATGTGAAAACCATTGCCCAagacaaataggaaaaaatagtCACCAGTCAGACATTGACTAGGCACTTACATATTTACTCAATCCTCACAACATTTCTACAAAGTAAATGTTCTTAGCCCATTTTGAAGATAGGAGAATGGGGGCATAGTTGCCCAAGGCTACATAGCTAGAATTTGGTGGAGCAAGATTTAAATTTGAGTCTCCCTGACTCCAAAGTTTGTACTTTCAGCATACTACCTCCCTGCAGGCCCTGAATAGGAAAGGGGCCACTGCCCAGTCCCTGAAGTGCTGTCCAGAGAGGGCAAAGTTATATCATCCTTCAGAAGGGTCAGCCCCTTCCCCTTCCAGGGGCCCAGGAAAGCTCgtctttgtttttcttactaATCCACACAGTGAGCAGCTGTCATCACCCAGTTCCGTCTGATGAGGGTCCCTCCACAGGTGTGATACCAGGAACTTCCAGACCGGTACTGGAGGGAAATCTAGatggggaggaaagaaagaagggataGGTTGGTGTTTCTCAAATGGTTTTGCCCCAGgtcggttgcagtggctcatgccagtaattccagcactttggaaggctgagacaggaggatcagttgagcctaggagctggagaccagcctgggcaacatagtgagacctcacctctacaacatcaaaaataattaaatataaaagactTTGCCTCAAACTACATGTCACCTCCTTAAAGTCCTGCTGTCCTTCAAAACATTCTCTTTCTGGGCTAGGGATGGCAAATAGGTTTCATCTGACCTGCCAATTGCTACTGATTGGTTGGTAGTGGCCACCTGGAGTGTGGCATTGATAAGGGGTGTGTAGATGCTTCTGGGGTCAGCAGGAAGGGATGCTCCATCGCTTGGTGATGTTTGCTGTGTACATGGATGAGGAGTAAAGGCACACAGTGTATTTGGCATTATCTCTCTAGGTTGTTGCAATGGACCTAGAACCCATTGCAACTCCTTTTTTGGAACTCCTTCTACCTCTGTTCTCCCTTAAAGAGGAACtataggccaggcaccgtggctcacgcctgtgatcccagcactttgggaggccgaggcaggtggttcacgaggtcaggagatcaagaccatcctggccaacacggtgaaaccccatctctactaaaaatgcaaaaattagtcgggcgtggtggcatgcacctgtagtcccagctactcaggaggctgaggcaggagaatcgcttgaacccaggaggtggaggttacagtgagctgagatagcgtcactgcactgcagcctggtgacagagcgagactccatcgccctccctcctcccccaaaaGAGAGGAACTATAGGCAAAGATTTGCTCCATCACCTAAGCCCAACAGGCTTAGGTCTCCAGAGCTGTACCTTCAGTGTTTTCAAGACATCTCCTGTCTCCCCACTTCAGGGACTACTTAGAAATACCAatgggaggccaggcgcggtggctcacgcctgtaatctcagcactttgggaggctgaggccggtggatcacctgaggtcaggagtttgagaccagcctggccaacatggtgaaaccccgtctctactaaaaatacaaaaattagctgggcatggtgacaggcacctgtaatcccagctactcaggaggctgacgcaggagaattgcttgaacccaggaggcagaggttgcggtgagccgagatcatgccattgcactctagcctgggcaatgagagcgaaactccatctaaaaaaaaaaatacaccaataGGATGTTTGTTTTTATCAGTTCATGTCTCTTCCTCTAGCATCTCATATTATGTAATAGCTCTACTCCTGAAAACTGGGGCTCAGACTTTCATAAGCTAAAACTCTGATTGCAGTGATATCCTCTCAAAGTGTGGATCTTCACCAGTTAATTTGCCAGGTTTACATATTTAGATCACTTAAATCAGGGCCCAGCTGCCCTGTTAGGAAAGTGGAAACTCTAAATAGCCAACTAAGCAGCATgctatacgtgtgtgtgtgtgtgtgcgcgcgcgcacacgcgAAAGCATTGTGACGCACACGCGAAAGCATTGTGACACACACTGTGGAGTGGTGTGCGTGTGAGTTTCAAGGTATGTGGAGTCCAAGGTGCCTTTCTGGCACCCAGTCTTTCTTGCGTGGCACAAGTGCTGTTGCTGGGAATATAAATGTATCTTGTGTTTGGGTGTGTGCCTTGAAGAGGGACTGTGGTTGGTGTATAAATCCCCTCCTCCAAGCCTTTTGCATTTAGAAAACCACCTAAGCCTGATCCCATCCATCTTTAAAATCGAGAACCTAGACAGTTGGAGAGCTGCTTGTTGATAGggacatgcacaaacacacatgatACCTTATGTCATGCACTGAGCTCTTATTTGGGTGGAAGTCTGGGGCTGGGAAGGAACACCCACCTGAGAGGGCCAGGAATTCCTCCCGGCCTCTGTCCCTCCGACTACGCGGGCATTGGTTTCCGGAAAGTCCTGGGTGCTGTGTCCTTTGTGGGGCAGAAGAAAAGTGAGTGATGACTAAGCATGGGGTCAGccaggggtaggggtggggggtggcgaTTGTGCTTTGAGGAATGTTAGCCTTGTCTGCAAATTCACAGTTCCTCTCTAACGAATGAGGGGCCCAGCTGTGAGTTCTCTGAGCCCCTTTTGGAAACAGGGGTGCCTGGGTGCCTTCTGTTTCCCCCAGGTGTTCCCAGAACTCTGGCATGCTATGAAGGACCTCTCTCAAACCACTAGGCTAGGCTCCAGAGGCTCCTTGTGGTCTCCTCTTTGCTCAAGATCACCCTTTGGCCTGAAGAGAACCCTCCTACTCTTTGACCCCCATCAGCCCCCTAATGCTTTGGCAAGATTCTCCAGGGTTCAGGGCCTGCAGTGCACACCCCAGTCAGGCACCTTCTGAGGAAGTCCTCCTGTCaatgggggtggtggggaagCCCAGGGACCCACCCCACTACCAGATGGGGCTTCTCTCTGCTTTGTGGCCCAGGGACCTGCCACCCAGAGGGGCCTGAATAGCCAGTGGCCCTGACCttttctgtcttggcctccagGAGAGTAAGGACGCTCTGCAAGGCGGAGTGTCCCACTTGCCCTGGGACAGGGTGCTGGCCTGGACTTAGGGAAAATTTGCTGATCCTCCTGCCCAAGTCCCCCACCCTATAGACCTCAGGCCTCATGATCCACTTACCATAAAGGACTAGGGTTGCGAACACCAGGAAGCGCAGCATGTTGCCGATGGAGTAGACCACTGCCTTCTTGCTTGGACCAAGCCCTCTTTATACTCCTCTTAGCAGCAGCTTTGCTGACCGTCTTCTTGCCAACTGGCAGAGCTGAGGGTGCAAGGCAGGGAAAATCACAGGTGAcatggaaatacaaatgaaaatatttcttttcaagtAAACTAATGTATCTGTTATTCAAAGACAGAACAAGGCCAGAGCTGAATTTATCATTTGCTTTTAATTGAAAAGCATCCAACAAACTCTTTTTCAGAAATAAGACGGAGAACCAGGGCTGGTTTTTCCTTAAGGGAGCACCTCTCGTCATCCATCACTCTCTCATTGTCCTCAGTGGCACCATAAATGCAGAGACTTGCCCCGTGCACTAGCAGCTGGAGGCCAGGGGGATAGTGGAAGAGGGGAGAGTGGCTAGCAAGGGCAAGGAAGACACAGCAACTCTCTCTGCCCAAAGAGGGAGATGGCACATGCCCCCAGGATCCAGGCATAGGTGTAAATGCAGACACAAAAGCCAAGTAGATGCAGTGGAGAGAATTCTGGGGGAGGAAAGTACTGAGAAACAGGCTTGGGCCCTCTCAGATGGAGAGCCAAGAAGGAGCTCCCAGAGGAGAATATGGGGCAGGGTAGAGGAGGGGATCCTTGGGATGTGAAGACAGTCTGAGGGCTATGAGGGTAGATGGAGGGTGGAGGGCAGAGGGAGAACGAGGGTAGGAGCCGAGGTTCCTGCAGGAGATGAAAGGCTTTGTCCATCACAGTTcgtagaggaaagagaaaggagttgcggccgggcacggtggcttacgcctgtaatcccagcactttgggaggctgaggcggcagatcacaaggtcaagagatcgagaccatcctggccaacgtgatgaaaccctgtctctactaaaaatacaaaaattggccaggcgcggtggctcacgcctgtaatcccagcactttgggaggccgaggcgggcagatcacgaggtcaggagatcaagaccaccctggctaacacagtgaaaccccatctctactaaaaaaatacaaaaaattagccggtgtggtggcaggcgcctgtagtcccagctactcgggaggcgcaggcaggagagtggcgtgagcccaggaggtggagcttgcagtgagccgagatcgcgccactgcactccaacctgggcgacagagcgagactccatctcaaaaaaaacaaaaaacaaacaaaaaaaaaacaaaatacaaaaattagctgggcatggtggtgcgcttctgtggtcccagctactcaggaggctgtggcaggagaatcgcttgaacccgggaggcggaggttgctgcactccagcctggagacagagcaagactctgtctcaaaataaataaataaataaataaataaataaaaagagagagagaagagttgCAATGTGCCTTGAGGTGGGCAGAGGACCCTTGGGTTGGCCACAAAATGATCAGAGCCATTACAGGCTCCAGAGCAGAGGACTGTGGGTGCAGCAGTCATGGTAGCAATGCATGGGATTTGGAATTAGGCAGGGAGAAGTCaggaacctagacagaagcaggaCCATCACCTGCCCACCCAGGGCTTTTGTTGCCTAAACACTCCAGAATCCAAGCTTCATGGCTGCCGGGGTGGGAGAGGCCTGGAAAATGCTCTTTGAAGGAATCTGCACAGTCACCTTTTCAGTGTCTAGAGCTGTTCAGAGGAGTTGCACTTTGATGCTCAGATAACCTGAAGAGCTTGCTCCCCAGCCTGCCCTCCAGCATTCTGGCACAAAGTGGACCTCAGGGAAGAGGGGTGAGCTGCGATAGAGAACCCGAGGCCTCTTTTGTCATTCTCCTCCCGCTTCCCTGCTTCCTCTGGCCTCTAGCCCCAGGATGAGGAGTCCAAGAGGAGGCTTGAGGGCCTCCTGAAGGTTACCTCTTTACATCACAGCagggccggatcacctgaggtcaggagttccagaccagcctggccaacatggtgaaatcccgtctctactgaaaatacaaaaattagccaggcgttgtggtgtaGTCCCTGTGCTTGggagctgtaatcccagctccttgggaagctgtggcagggagaattgcttgaaccctggaggcggaggttgcagtgagccgagattgtgccactgcactccagcctgggcaacagagcaagactccatctcaaaaaaaaaaaaagaaaaaaaattcttactctTAGGGTTAGGCATAGACAATggcttaaattttttctttttttaagacagggtttcattctgttgcccatgctagagtgcagtggcatgatctcaactcactgcaacctccatcttctgggcttaagcgatcctcccacctcagcccctcaagtagctgggactacaggtgccagccaccatgcccagctaatttttgtattttttgtagagacgaggtttcaccatgttgcccaagctagtctcaaactcctgagctcaagtgattcacccacctcaccctcccaaagtgctgggattgcaggcgtgagccacccgcccAGCCAGACAATGACTTAAATTTTGAGGCATTGCATTTCTTCTGACATTGCATACCAATTCTAGGAATGAATTCTTTTGAGATAAACactggtcgggcatggtggctcatgtttgtaatctcagcaatttgggaagccaaggtgggaggactgcttgaggccagaagtttgatatcagcctgggcaacataatgagaccttgtctctacaaaacatgaaaaaaacatggtggcgcatgcctgtagtcccattacttgggaggctgaggtgggaggatcccttgagcatgggaggtcgaggctgcagtgagccatgattgtgtcactgcactccagcctgggtgacagaacaagacccagtctcaaaacaaaacaaaacaaaaacaggcagaaaaataaatgttcaaggtTGTGGGTTATAGTATAGTTTGTCACAAAGCTTGTTGCAAAATTGGAAAAAAGTTAAGTATTCATCAGTAGAGGAAGACTGAATAAATTGGGTTTAACCctgctatggaatactatacagctttattattttttttgagacagagtctctctctgtcacccaggctgttgtgcagtggcgcgatcacaacttactgcagccttgactttctgggctccagcgatcctcccacctgagcctcccaagtagcaaacTTCACTTTTTTAAACCTCACTTTTTTAGATCACTTGACTTTTCTCCAcaatattacttaaaaaaaaaaacaaaacaaaaaacaaaaaaaacggagtctctctctgttgcccaggctgatgtgcaatggcacaatcttggctcactgcaacctccacctcccaggttcaagcgattctcctgcctcaacctcgagagtagctgggattacaggtgcccaacaccatgcccagctaatttttgtatttttagtaaagacggggtttcgatatgttggccaggctggcacaGTATTACTTtggtaattaaaaataagaataaattctgGGACATCTAGCTATTTGTGGCAATGGCCCCAATACTCTTCATGTGGGAAACAGATCCCCAGAGAGGCCTAGCTCTTTAATGCTAGAGTGAGAGACTCCTAGAGCCAGGAGATAGTAGCACAGAGCTAGCAGCAAGGTTTTAAGAGGTAGGGGCCTTAGGTTAGCTGAGAGTGGTCAGAGGGGTGGGTTTTAAGGAAGAATATGGGTGTTGTTAGGGCCAGGCCAGGCTTGACTAAGGAAAATGCCATGAAGAAGctagtttcttgtttgtttgtttttttgagacagagtctcactcagtcacccaggctggaacgcaatctcagctcactgcaacctctgcctcccaggctcaagcaattcttgtgcctcagcctcccgagtagctgggattacagacgcctgccaccacatctggctaacttttgtatttttagtagagactgggtttcgccatgttggccaggctggtcttgaactcctgacctcaagtgatctgcccacctcagcttctcaaagtgctgggattacagttgtcaGCCATTGGTGCCTGGCCAAAGCTAGTTTCTTGAGCCTTCCCACCACTCCCATCAGtgccttctccctcttctccaccACCTCCCTTCCCTAGTCCTCCCCTCATCCCTGAACCCAGACCTACTCTCTAGACACAGCCTGTGTCTCCCTCCTGCTGCATCTCCCACTCCCCGGGAGTAACTCTTGGCTGACTGCGCCTGGGAAGTGCTATGCTATTTGGGGGCAGGTGGAACCTTCTTGACACAGCTGGGCACCTTGGTTGGGCTACATCATATGATTGGGCTGGGGAGCTGTTGGGTGATACCATAGATAGTATGAGGGATACTGGGATCCACGTTTGGATATTTAATGCAACCAAGAATAAGGCTAGGGTTAGGCTCCATGACTCCCTGTGGCTTACCGGACCTACCAAAGCATCTCTCAGCTGGGTCCCAACCCACTCTTGTATGGGGCTGAGTTACCCAGTAGGCACAGCAGGTGCAGTGCCCAGGGCCCATAGAAATGTTTTAGCTTCTTTTAAAACcagaagaaataaagtaaatacaATCAGTCTGGATTACATTTATCTTTATGCCAACATAgtcataacattaattttttttcgaATGGAGCAAGAGCCCCGTGAAGGCTAAAGTGCCTAGGGCCCCAGAAATTCACTATGTAACTCTGATCTTCCAGCTTCTACACCTGTCACTCCCTCACCCCAATGTCCTCTGGGTTTCTCAGACCCACTGGGGCCACATGTCCTCTGTGGCTTTGctcctgccaggctgctgcctgtGTGACAACTCTGCTTATTGAGCCCTTCCCATCTGAGGACACATCTTCCGAGGTCTTAGGTCAAACATTGCCATCTTTGTGAGGCCTTACCTGATTCCCTAAGTGGAAGGAATTGCTCCTTCTAACTCATCCAGCACCTCTTGGAGCATCTCCAGGCTTGCCATGATTTGCTTACATTTAGTGTGTGAGTTCCATGGGGACAGGAAGGACCTCGTTTCACGTCTCACGTCTCCACGTGCTTGACACAATACACAGGTTAGATTTAGGGCCAGAGAATGTTTGGGGACACGAGACAGTGGCTGTAACAGAACTTTTCAGATGTGTGTGGTTCTTCATAGCCCAAATCAACTGATTCAGCTAAGGGACAACGCAGGTAAGAGAATACAACACGAGTTTCCTTGACCAATGCCAGAAAACCTTTATTTCCACTGAGACCTCTCATCCAATTCTCTTCTTTCCGGGAACTTTTTCCCTTCCCTACTCCAGGTCCGTGGccactctctcctttccttttggcTGGCCTACCCCAAAATGTCTCCTCTGTAGGGTCCAGAAGGCTCTCAGGGATGTAGGAGGCCTCCTGCAGGGTTGAGTTGCATGGGAACAAGAGACAGCTGTGGTCCCATAGCACCCTCATCTGGTGACATCCTGCTACTGACAGTCAAAAGAAGCCTTCCCAGATGAAATTTTAGTCCTCTGCGCAGCCATGCTCTTCTTCCGGCAAAAGAGCCATGTGCAGTCGGGTCTGCTCCCCATGGGGGCTTTATGTGGGCCCAGCAGTGGATCAGCCTTCCAGACATGCTCAACTCTGCACACTCTTCCTGCTGCCTCAGGCTTTCCAGGACCCTCCTGAGCCTTATCAGAGTCCTTACCCTCAGGGCTACTGATACcttgctgggtgaccttggacagATTCACTTACCTGGACTCAGTTTCATAATATGAAAATGATAGGGTTGGGCTATGTGATTTTCACGTTGTGCTTCCAGAGCGTTAGAAGTTGGGGGCTGGAAGGCATTTCCTGTCCCTCTCTCAATTTCACTCATGctcctttgtttttttaatctaccTTTTGTATGGGGCTTAGAAAAAAGGGTTCTGGGACAAACTTGAGAATCACTGGCTCCAGGAGCTTTCTTTTAACACTAACATCCCAGGATTCCTAAGTGTGCTTTCTCCACAATGACTACCTGGccctgtttttcctttcttttctttggagatggagttttgctcttgttgcctaggctggagttcagtggcgtgatcttggctcaccgcctcccagatttaagcaattctcctgcctcagcctctcgagtagctgggattacaggtgtgtgccaccatgcctggctaatttttatatttttagtagagatggggttttactatgttggccaggctggtctcgaattcctgacctcaggttatccacccggctcggcctcccagagtgttgagattacaggcatgagccaccgtgcctggccctggctgTTTTCCTGTGCTCTGTGGAGGCCAGCCAGTGAGAAATGATCAGAATGGAGGAAGAGGGAATGAGCAGGCTGGTGGCAAGTGGTCTAGTGTTCTTGTGGTGCAGTGGAAGGAGCCCTGGCTCAGCATTGAAGAACGAGCCTCAGTCTTGGCTCCAGCCATCTGCTAGCTATGGGACTACAGACAAGCCCCTTTACCTGTGTCTTAGTTTTCGTATCTGTAAAATAGGCACAGTGGTTTCTGTCCTGTCTTTCTCACAGGATTATTGTACAGATAAAGTAAGATAAAGGACACCTGTCAGGGAGATATCTGTAAACAGTTCTACAGACTTCGGGTAATAATAGCAGGGGAGGATCTCTTAGACCTCTGATCCGTCTgttagaatatactttttttttcctgagacggagtttcgctcttgttgctcaggctggggtgcaatggtgccgtcttggctcactgcaacctctgcctcctgggttcaagcgattctcctgcctcagcctcccaagtagctgggactgcaggtgcgtgccatcatgcccagctaatttttgtacttttagtagagatggagtttcaccatgtagtccaggctggtctcaaacttctgacctcaggtgatccacctgccttggcctcccaaagtgctaggattacaggtgtgagccactgtgtccagccagaaTATATCATTTCACTGGACTCTGCAGGTGGTTTGGATGATCAAGGAATTAGGACATGGCTGTAGAagtacttttcttcttcttttttgtttttttttgagacagagtctcacctgttgcccaggctggagtgcagtgacacaatcaaggctcactgtagcttcaacctccggggaacaagcaatcctcctacctcagccttctgagtagctgcgactacaggcataagccaccatgcccagctttttttttgtgggggggggaGGGTGGGCATAGAGATGGGatcctcactatgttgctcaggctggtcttgaactcctgggctcaagccattctcccaccttgtcttcccaaattgctaggatttcaggcatgagccactgtgcccatcctgaAGTACTTTTCTTGAGCTCAGCATTGCTGCCCTGAACCCTCCCCCAGCTGCCTTCCCTACTTTGGAAGCCTGTGTTTCTAGAACAGGAAAATGCTAGGCTAAATATATGTCCTAATGGTCTCTTCCGTCAgtgtgaaggaaagaaaatgggccCAATGTTGTTGCAAGGAGTAGGAAGGTCCTGCCTTGCCACCCAGTGGGTTTAGAAATCCATCTTTAcggcctccagagaagctggtgATCAGGTTCCCAGACATCAGCAATCCTGTTTCCTGAGGAGCTTGTGGGGGCTCTCTCTGGGGATGATCTGGGTCCTAGACAAAGAGCCACAACTGATGGGGGTCACTGGGATTGCAGGGGGCCATGGCTGGCTTTTTGTCCTGGGATGTCAGGCAGGTACCAGATCCTGAGTTCCTGATGAGCTGATCCTAAAAGATGACAAAGCAAAAGGTCAATCTG from Pongo pygmaeus isolate AG05252 chromosome 10, NHGRI_mPonPyg2-v2.0_pri, whole genome shotgun sequence harbors:
- the CELA1 gene encoding chymotrypsin-like elastase family member 1 — translated: MLRFLVFATLVLYGHSTQDFPETNARVVGGTEAGRNSWPSQISLQYRSGSSWYHTCGGTLIRRNWVMTAAHCVDYQKTFRVVAGDHNLSQNDGTEQSVSVQKIVVHPYWNSDNVAAGYDIALLRLAQSVTLNSYVQLGVLPQEGAILANNSPCYITGWGRTKTNGQLAQTLQQAYLPSVDYTICSSSSYWGSTVKNTMVCAGGDGVRSGCQGDSGGPLHCLVNGKYSVHGVTSFVSSRGCNVSKKPTVFTRVSAYISWINNVIASN